A portion of the Liberibacter crescens BT-1 genome contains these proteins:
- a CDS encoding TraB/GumN family protein has translation MRFTIAILSTVFLVNKSVAEERKEYQNNNKSSSITFQKERNSALRKIANAIPNSKGIFWMITKENVAPSYLLGTLHLTDPRLHLSPKIQSIYNKMQTIVVESADISDTKAILALIKSNPDLVIFTDKKTINDFLSSEMLKILEKNLNQRGLNLKSTNHLKPWILKSIVTTPAHDFIAQSHGIDFFDKKLALEALSARKKLQGLETLKEQLSLVASIPLQTHIDLLIDALKTSDNTDTLTEEIINLYLQGDIGMIIAKIEASIPKDSPTEKNYKIFEEKILVERNQLMLEKSLPILNNGNAFIAIGALHLPKSQGFIELLRQKGFSVTRIQ, from the coding sequence ATGCGCTTTACTATTGCAATTTTAAGCACAGTCTTTCTGGTTAACAAGAGTGTTGCTGAAGAAAGAAAAGAATACCAGAATAATAACAAATCATCCTCTATAACCTTCCAAAAAGAAAGAAACAGTGCCCTCAGAAAAATTGCAAATGCTATTCCCAATAGTAAAGGTATATTCTGGATGATTACCAAAGAAAATGTTGCTCCATCCTATCTACTTGGGACACTCCATCTTACAGATCCACGCCTACATCTATCTCCAAAGATACAATCTATTTACAACAAAATGCAAACTATTGTTGTTGAATCTGCTGATATCAGTGACACAAAAGCTATTCTTGCTTTGATAAAAAGTAATCCAGATTTAGTGATATTTACAGATAAAAAAACAATAAACGATTTTTTATCTTCTGAAATGTTGAAGATTTTAGAAAAAAATCTTAATCAACGAGGATTGAATTTAAAATCTACAAACCACTTAAAACCATGGATATTAAAAAGCATCGTTACTACTCCTGCTCATGATTTTATTGCCCAATCTCATGGTATTGATTTTTTTGATAAAAAACTTGCACTTGAAGCACTTAGCGCTAGGAAAAAATTACAAGGTCTAGAAACCTTAAAAGAACAGCTTTCTCTTGTAGCATCTATTCCTCTTCAAACCCACATAGATCTACTCATTGACGCTTTAAAGACAAGTGATAACACTGATACCCTGACAGAAGAGATTATAAATCTTTATCTGCAAGGAGACATTGGAATGATCATTGCTAAAATTGAAGCTTCAATTCCTAAGGATAGCCCTACAGAAAAAAATTACAAAATATTTGAAGAAAAAATTCTTGTGGAACGAAATCAGCTAATGCTAGAAAAATCTCTTCCTATATTAAATAATGGTAACGCATTTATAGCTATCGGCGCATTGCATTTGCCTAAATCACAAGGATTTATTGAACTTTTGCGTCAAAAAGGATTCTCTGTAACCAGGATACAATAA
- a CDS encoding peroxiredoxin has product MIKKKLPRVIFHTRVEEKVNNNTAFSWATLSTDDYFSGKKVVLFSLPGAFTPTCSTYQFPDFEKLAGEFRAEGIDEIYCISVNDAFVMNAWGKSQNLKNVKLIPDGSGEFTRKMGMLVYKDNVGFGLRSWRYAAIVNDRVIEHWFEEEGFADNCPTDPYGVSSPQNILKYLRENKK; this is encoded by the coding sequence ATGATTAAGAAAAAGCTTCCTAGAGTTATATTTCATACACGTGTTGAAGAAAAAGTGAACAATAATACAGCTTTTAGTTGGGCAACTTTAAGTACGGATGATTATTTTTCTGGCAAAAAAGTTGTGCTATTTTCTTTGCCAGGTGCTTTTACTCCTACATGCTCAACATATCAATTCCCTGATTTTGAAAAGCTTGCGGGTGAATTTCGTGCTGAAGGTATTGATGAAATATATTGTATTTCAGTGAATGATGCTTTTGTTATGAATGCTTGGGGGAAGAGTCAAAATCTTAAGAATGTTAAGTTAATTCCAGATGGTTCTGGTGAGTTTACACGCAAGATGGGGATGCTTGTTTACAAAGATAATGTTGGTTTTGGTTTGCGTTCTTGGCGATATGCTGCAATTGTTAATGATCGAGTTATAGAGCATTGGTTTGAGGAAGAAGGGTTTGCTGATAATTGTCCTACAGATCCTTATGGAGTGTCGTCCCCACAAAATATTTTAAAATATCTTCGGGAAAATAAAAAATGA
- the cpdR gene encoding cell cycle two-component system response regulator CpdR, with protein MNQKILLAEDDDDMRRFLVKALEKAGYKVISFDNGTSAYNRLREEPFSLLLTDIVMPEMDGIELARRATELDPDLKVMFITGFAAVALNSYSNTPKDAKVLSKPFHLRDLVNEVNKLLAA; from the coding sequence ATGAATCAAAAAATTCTCCTTGCTGAAGATGATGATGATATGCGTAGATTTCTAGTGAAAGCATTAGAAAAAGCTGGTTATAAAGTTATATCCTTTGATAATGGAACAAGTGCTTATAATAGATTGCGCGAAGAGCCTTTCTCTTTACTATTAACCGATATAGTTATGCCAGAAATGGATGGAATTGAGTTGGCACGCCGAGCAACTGAACTCGATCCAGATTTAAAGGTAATGTTTATTACAGGTTTTGCAGCTGTAGCGTTAAATTCTTATTCGAATACCCCTAAAGATGCAAAAGTTCTTTCCAAACCTTTTCATCTACGCGATCTGGTTAATGAGGTAAATAAATTACTTGCTGCTTAA
- the folE gene encoding GTP cyclohydrolase I FolE, producing MSYSDLKPVKPTLKEVEEAVKTIIRWIGDDPEREGLKDTPARVVKSYAELFDGYNKSIDNMAASSFEEVGGYNDIVLLKDIPFFSHCEHHIVPIIGKAHIAYFPEKRVIGLSKIVRIVNLYAHRLQTQEKITAQIANGMEKVLHSRGVAILVEGEHMCMSMRGIRTVNVKTITTSFTGVFSNISENQSRFMKMVGYDR from the coding sequence TTGTCTTATTCTGATTTGAAACCTGTAAAGCCCACTTTAAAAGAAGTAGAGGAAGCTGTAAAAACAATTATTAGGTGGATAGGGGATGACCCAGAACGTGAAGGGCTTAAAGATACACCTGCCCGCGTTGTCAAATCATATGCCGAACTCTTTGATGGTTACAATAAAAGTATTGATAATATGGCGGCTTCTTCTTTTGAAGAGGTTGGTGGTTATAATGATATTGTCTTATTAAAGGACATTCCATTTTTTTCACATTGTGAGCACCATATCGTGCCAATTATTGGTAAAGCACATATAGCATATTTCCCTGAAAAACGTGTTATTGGCTTGTCAAAAATTGTTCGTATTGTAAATCTTTATGCGCATCGATTGCAAACACAAGAAAAAATAACCGCCCAGATTGCTAATGGTATGGAGAAAGTTCTGCATTCTCGAGGTGTTGCTATTCTTGTTGAAGGTGAGCATATGTGCATGTCCATGCGTGGGATTCGAACAGTAAATGTTAAAACCATTACCACTTCTTTTACGGGTGTATTTTCTAATATATCTGAAAATCAGAGTCGTTTTATGAAAATGGTTGGTTATGACAGATGA
- a CDS encoding methionine ABC transporter ATP-binding protein, whose protein sequence is MNNISPSLTFNIDDNLAVILSNVTKKFESKNYKFHALSSIDCSIHRHKITGIIGRSGAGKSTFIRLINKLEQPTTGKVIVNGVDLTTLNGSSLQKLRREVSMIFQHFNLLSSRTVYDNVALPLEISGYNKEKIYSRVMPLLELVGIADKRNHYPVELSGGQKQRVGIARALTTQPKILLSDEATSALDPETTYYILELLKKINSELGLTVLLITHEMDVIKDVTSFVLVLHDGKIVESGKTIDIISNPQHKVTKGLLNGLPIYKLPEKLISKFHDTPNSQSHQVIRVSFLGETSETPLISQLIKAIETDVNIISGAIDEIDGEAFGSLVISYHYHAQQAAQNFFEKHKLVTEALGYVN, encoded by the coding sequence ATGAATAATATCTCTCCTTCTTTAACATTTAATATAGATGACAATTTAGCTGTTATTTTATCAAATGTTACCAAGAAATTTGAATCAAAAAATTATAAGTTCCATGCACTTTCTAGCATTGATTGTTCGATTCATCGCCATAAAATCACTGGAATTATTGGTCGCTCTGGAGCTGGAAAATCAACTTTTATTCGTCTCATTAATAAATTAGAACAGCCTACAACAGGTAAAGTAATTGTCAATGGCGTTGATCTCACAACTCTTAATGGTTCTAGCCTACAAAAATTGCGTCGAGAAGTGAGTATGATTTTCCAACATTTTAATCTTCTTTCTTCGCGTACAGTATATGATAATGTAGCCCTACCTCTTGAGATTTCTGGATATAATAAAGAAAAAATTTATTCGCGAGTCATGCCTCTCCTTGAGCTTGTAGGAATTGCAGATAAGCGCAACCATTATCCTGTTGAACTTTCTGGAGGACAAAAGCAACGCGTTGGAATCGCGCGTGCATTAACAACACAACCAAAAATTCTACTCTCTGATGAAGCGACTTCAGCTCTTGACCCTGAGACAACCTACTATATTCTAGAGTTACTAAAAAAAATAAATTCTGAGCTTGGTCTCACCGTACTTCTCATTACCCACGAGATGGATGTAATTAAGGATGTAACTTCTTTTGTGCTTGTCCTTCATGACGGAAAAATCGTTGAAAGCGGGAAAACAATAGACATTATCAGTAATCCGCAACACAAAGTTACGAAAGGGTTGCTGAATGGCCTACCAATTTACAAGCTTCCAGAAAAACTCATCTCTAAATTTCATGATACTCCAAATTCTCAAAGCCATCAAGTTATACGTGTTTCTTTTCTGGGTGAAACCTCTGAAACGCCTCTCATTTCACAGCTTATCAAAGCTATTGAAACAGATGTAAATATCATTAGCGGTGCTATTGACGAAATAGATGGTGAAGCTTTCGGTTCCTTAGTCATTTCATATCATTATCATGCCCAACAAGCAGCACAAAACTTCTTTGAGAAACACAAATTAGTTACGGAGGCCCTAGGATATGTCAACTGA
- the yidD gene encoding membrane protein insertion efficiency factor YidD, translated as MSKKDNYRNRNWIGHFPKTPGRLIGMGLIRIYQLTFSNLIGNSCRHLPTCSEYAYEAIARYGLWIGGWLSLFRILKCGPFGSHGFCPVPQNIQKPIQWRMLLCGRKKK; from the coding sequence TTGTCCAAAAAAGATAATTATCGAAACCGCAATTGGATTGGACACTTTCCTAAAACACCTGGTCGATTGATTGGCATGGGACTAATTCGAATCTACCAACTCACATTTTCTAATTTGATAGGAAACTCTTGTCGACATCTACCAACCTGTTCAGAATACGCATACGAGGCGATTGCACGTTATGGATTATGGATTGGCGGATGGTTAAGCTTATTTCGAATATTGAAATGTGGACCTTTTGGATCTCATGGGTTTTGCCCAGTACCACAAAACATTCAAAAACCAATACAATGGAGAATGCTCCTGTGTGGCAGAAAAAAGAAATAA
- a CDS encoding ComF family protein, whose translation MSFLKGQKALLYYLNQGKLLVQDFSRTFLNFLYPHLCPICKIIVDRRRCLCAKCWAGVCFISSPMCPIMGTPFAYNHGKGALNIQVITNPPAFYKLRSVALHEGVARDLVHLLKYYDRIDLAPMMASWMLRVGHTLIIDSDLIIAVPLHRLRLIERKYNQSAELARLIALYSNKPALFGTLIRIHSTRTQVGLSLKSREENLRNAFILVKGLEKLVAGKKIVLVDDVYTTGTTVTAATNVLKKAGASRVSVLTFSLSSKR comes from the coding sequence ATGTCTTTTTTAAAAGGACAAAAAGCTCTTTTATATTATTTAAATCAAGGAAAATTATTGGTTCAGGATTTTTCTCGGACTTTTCTGAATTTTCTTTATCCCCATCTTTGTCCTATTTGTAAAATTATTGTAGATCGTCGCCGTTGTTTGTGTGCAAAGTGCTGGGCAGGTGTTTGTTTTATATCTTCTCCAATGTGTCCAATTATGGGAACTCCTTTTGCATATAATCATGGTAAGGGTGCCCTCAATATTCAGGTAATAACCAATCCTCCAGCATTTTATAAATTACGCTCAGTAGCCCTTCATGAAGGAGTAGCTCGTGATCTTGTTCATCTTTTGAAATATTATGACCGTATTGATCTTGCTCCCATGATGGCGTCTTGGATGCTACGTGTTGGTCATACATTAATTATTGATAGTGATTTGATTATAGCTGTACCTTTACATCGATTACGTTTAATAGAGAGGAAATATAATCAATCTGCTGAGTTGGCGCGTTTAATTGCTTTATATAGTAATAAACCTGCCCTTTTTGGAACCCTTATACGTATCCATTCTACTCGAACACAAGTTGGATTATCTTTAAAATCCAGAGAGGAAAATTTGCGTAATGCCTTTATTCTGGTTAAAGGATTAGAAAAGTTAGTGGCAGGGAAGAAAATAGTTCTTGTCGATGATGTTTATACAACTGGTACAACAGTGACTGCTGCAACTAATGTTCTTAAAAAAGCAGGAGCTTCACGTGTTAGTGTTCTTACTTTTTCTCTTTCATCAAAACGATAG
- a CDS encoding glycoside hydrolase family 10 protein, with the protein MNSYYKIIKKNVRQVKELRASWVAHVLNLDWPSEFSLSIENKHERVRVQKQEMIRILDEIQDMHMNTIVLQVKPSAEVLYHSDILPWSRYLTGTLGNEPGFDPLAYVLEAAHARNISVYAWLNPYRVSMDTNQSTIDEFMRLSHSSCPSVFTQHHEWIKTSYNRFVLDPGLPEVRKWLVDIIEEIVRRYNIDGIQFDDYFYYESDGFALDDQSTYEKYGVGLSKESWRRHNTYQLIKEISQKIKIIKPHVQFGISPAIVWRNKDKDPSGSDTQVLSTNYDDSYADTRQWVFEGIIDTITPQIYSTFAYKKARYDVVLRWWSDVVKKTDKTKLYVGMALYKVGVASSTQPDWTIKEGVPEIERQLLLNEELPEVKGCMLFRHLFLREPQTQAVVSYLKKKWQNSY; encoded by the coding sequence ATGAATTCTTATTATAAGATTATTAAAAAAAATGTTAGACAAGTAAAAGAACTAAGAGCAAGCTGGGTAGCGCATGTTTTAAATCTTGATTGGCCATCAGAATTTTCTTTATCCATTGAAAATAAGCATGAGCGTGTAAGAGTCCAAAAACAAGAAATGATACGCATTCTTGATGAAATTCAAGATATGCATATGAATACAATTGTACTTCAAGTTAAGCCATCTGCAGAGGTTTTATACCATTCTGATATATTACCTTGGTCTCGCTATTTGACAGGTACGTTGGGAAATGAACCAGGATTTGATCCTTTAGCCTATGTGTTGGAAGCAGCGCATGCCCGTAATATATCAGTATATGCTTGGTTAAACCCATATAGGGTATCTATGGATACAAATCAATCTACAATAGATGAATTCATGAGATTATCCCATAGTTCATGTCCAAGTGTTTTTACACAGCATCATGAGTGGATAAAAACATCATACAATCGATTTGTTTTAGATCCAGGTCTTCCTGAAGTGAGAAAGTGGCTTGTTGATATTATAGAAGAAATAGTGCGTCGTTATAATATTGACGGGATTCAATTTGATGATTATTTCTATTATGAATCAGATGGATTTGCACTTGATGATCAAAGTACATATGAAAAATATGGTGTAGGCCTTAGTAAGGAAAGCTGGAGAAGGCACAACACGTATCAGCTTATTAAAGAGATTTCTCAAAAGATAAAAATCATTAAGCCGCATGTGCAGTTTGGAATCAGTCCAGCAATTGTATGGAGAAATAAAGACAAAGACCCCTCCGGTTCAGACACGCAAGTTCTTTCAACAAATTATGATGATAGTTATGCAGATACACGTCAATGGGTTTTTGAAGGGATCATTGATACCATAACCCCTCAGATTTATTCAACCTTTGCATATAAAAAAGCTCGATATGATGTAGTTTTAAGATGGTGGTCTGATGTTGTCAAGAAAACTGATAAGACTAAACTGTATGTAGGGATGGCTCTTTATAAAGTAGGAGTGGCGAGTTCTACACAGCCAGATTGGACAATTAAGGAGGGTGTTCCTGAAATTGAAAGACAATTGCTTTTAAACGAAGAGCTTCCAGAAGTAAAAGGATGTATGTTATTTAGGCATCTTTTTTTACGTGAACCGCAAACCCAAGCTGTTGTTTCTTATCTGAAAAAAAAATGGCAAAACTCTTATTAG
- a CDS encoding RlmE family RNA methyltransferase, protein MIKPFPNSRPYGRSLVQRVKKRRIQVSSRHWLTRHINDPYVHQAKLEGWRARSAYKLLQINEKHHIIKHARRIVDLGAAPGSWSQISAKLSGSSNDDVRVAAIDILEMEPIPGVKIFKNDFLDLENWEFIFEAIGGAPDLVISDMASPVTGHQKTDHLRTMHLCEEAMYFTLKVLNEGGDFLVKTFQGGTECNILNTLKKNFRQVIHVKPAASRPESVEMFLLAKGFKGKK, encoded by the coding sequence ATGATAAAGCCATTTCCTAATTCTAGACCTTATGGGCGTAGCCTTGTCCAAAGAGTAAAGAAGAGGCGTATACAGGTTTCTTCACGGCATTGGTTAACTAGACATATCAATGATCCTTATGTTCATCAAGCAAAGCTTGAGGGTTGGCGTGCGCGTTCTGCTTATAAACTTCTCCAAATTAATGAAAAGCATCATATCATTAAACATGCAAGACGCATTGTTGACCTCGGTGCAGCTCCAGGAAGTTGGTCACAGATTTCTGCTAAGTTGAGTGGTTCAAGTAATGATGATGTGCGTGTTGCTGCTATAGATATTCTAGAAATGGAACCAATTCCAGGAGTTAAAATCTTCAAGAATGACTTTTTAGATTTAGAAAATTGGGAGTTTATTTTTGAAGCAATCGGGGGTGCTCCAGATTTAGTGATTTCTGATATGGCATCACCGGTAACGGGTCACCAGAAAACTGATCACTTGCGGACTATGCATTTATGTGAAGAGGCTATGTATTTTACTTTAAAAGTATTGAATGAAGGTGGTGATTTCCTTGTTAAGACTTTTCAGGGTGGTACAGAATGTAATATTCTCAATACATTAAAGAAAAATTTTCGACAAGTTATCCATGTTAAACCAGCAGCTTCAAGGCCGGAATCAGTAGAAATGTTTCTATTAGCTAAGGGCTTTAAAGGCAAGAAATAA
- a CDS encoding MetQ/NlpA family ABC transporter substrate-binding protein: MRHFWLVLFLTSLLYTTTQAKDIKVGVSPGEHAQIMEKVKEIAAKKGLNINIIEFSDYILPNQALANGEIDANSFQHKPYLSNQIADHAYDIVDVAYTINSPMGIYSSKLKTFSQLPDNASIAIPNDPTNGGRALLILAKKGVIKLKDGIGLKATPNDIIENSKKINFIEIDAAQLPRSLKDVDAAAINTNYAIEAGLKPSDAILREDKDGPYSNIIAVRTEDKDKDWVKILIEAYHNDDIKKYILNNFKEGSIIPRW; the protein is encoded by the coding sequence ATGCGTCATTTCTGGTTAGTTTTATTTCTAACATCGTTACTCTACACAACAACACAAGCAAAAGATATAAAAGTTGGCGTTTCTCCTGGAGAACATGCACAAATAATGGAAAAAGTTAAAGAAATTGCAGCCAAAAAAGGCCTCAATATCAATATCATTGAGTTTTCTGATTACATATTACCTAATCAAGCCCTTGCAAATGGAGAAATTGATGCAAATTCTTTCCAGCATAAACCTTACCTTAGCAATCAAATAGCAGATCATGCTTATGATATTGTAGATGTTGCCTATACAATTAACTCTCCTATGGGGATATACTCCAGTAAATTAAAAACGTTTAGTCAACTACCTGATAATGCTTCCATTGCTATACCCAATGACCCAACAAATGGAGGAAGAGCTCTTCTTATCTTAGCAAAGAAAGGAGTTATTAAATTAAAAGACGGTATCGGCCTTAAAGCAACTCCTAATGATATCATAGAGAATTCTAAAAAAATTAACTTTATTGAAATTGACGCCGCTCAACTGCCACGCTCTCTCAAAGATGTTGATGCTGCTGCAATTAACACGAATTACGCTATTGAAGCTGGACTAAAGCCTTCTGATGCTATTCTTAGAGAAGATAAAGACGGCCCATATAGTAATATCATTGCTGTACGAACTGAAGATAAAGATAAAGACTGGGTAAAGATCCTTATTGAAGCTTATCATAATGATGATATAAAAAAATATATTTTAAACAATTTTAAAGAAGGATCTATTATTCCGAGATGGTAA
- a CDS encoding GAF domain-containing protein — MAEQLELPKNARKEETYKIIIPQIKVVISESYDLIANLANVTAILKQAFEFHWVGFYRVIEPQTLILGPFQGLLACVRIPFGSGVCGQAASNQKTILVPDVNQFPGHIACSSLSKSEIVVPLVYKGETKLVLDIDSDKLDAFNAIDQNYLEQIIKIICVRNFLNKNL; from the coding sequence ATGGCTGAACAACTTGAGTTGCCAAAAAATGCGAGAAAAGAAGAAACTTATAAGATTATTATTCCGCAGATTAAAGTTGTCATCAGCGAATCATATGACCTAATCGCTAATCTAGCCAATGTAACCGCAATTTTGAAACAAGCCTTTGAATTTCATTGGGTTGGTTTTTATCGCGTGATAGAACCTCAAACTTTGATACTTGGGCCATTTCAGGGGCTATTGGCTTGTGTGCGTATTCCATTTGGCAGTGGTGTTTGCGGTCAAGCGGCAAGTAATCAAAAAACAATTCTGGTTCCAGATGTTAATCAATTTCCTGGGCATATTGCTTGTAGCAGTTTATCAAAATCTGAAATAGTTGTTCCTCTCGTATATAAAGGAGAAACGAAGTTGGTTTTGGACATTGATAGCGATAAACTTGATGCTTTTAATGCAATAGATCAGAATTATCTGGAGCAAATTATAAAAATTATCTGTGTCAGAAATTTTCTGAATAAAAACCTGTGA
- a CDS encoding tyrosine-type recombinase/integrase, giving the protein MPFLFPAKQATIQYCKIYPFPLVPKAPIFRGLHGKPLNPGVFQRTIRDLRRRLGLPETTTPHTFRHSFATHLLSKGADLRSIQELLGHSNLSTTQVYTDIESTNLLKIYDRSHPRSSENIKNFILNSKK; this is encoded by the coding sequence GTGCCTTTTTTATTTCCTGCGAAACAGGCTACTATACAATACTGCAAGATTTATCCTTTTCCTCTTGTACCTAAAGCTCCTATTTTCCGTGGTTTACATGGGAAACCTTTGAATCCAGGAGTATTCCAACGTACTATACGAGACCTCCGGAGAAGATTAGGGTTACCAGAAACTACGACTCCTCATACTTTTCGCCATTCGTTTGCCACCCATTTGCTTTCTAAAGGCGCGGACCTACGCTCCATTCAAGAACTTTTAGGACATTCCAATTTATCAACTACCCAAGTTTATACAGATATTGAAAGTACAAATCTTTTGAAGATATATGATCGCTCTCATCCACGTTCATCAGAAAATATTAAAAATTTCATTTTAAACTCTAAAAAATGA
- a CDS encoding lytic murein transglycosylase, whose translation MLFKNPKLLIISSIIAVVLPELALACGNTSDGFKKWLSNAHTDAINKGIDQEILNKIFPTISYNLATINADRNQSSLKLSFDDFLQKRGVNNIVNKGKVLKKKYANLFKSIKEIYGVPAGPLLAIWGMETAFGTSIGKQHTLSALATLAYDCRRSAFFTEQFNIALELIAEGKMDPNSRGALHGEIGQFQFLPSNLKKFGVDGNNDNVVDIINSKADAFASTANFFKKNGWQPGVGYQPDEPNFKAIKSWNASTVYQKAIAYAAAKIDEIKLKKVY comes from the coding sequence ATGCTTTTTAAAAATCCTAAGTTATTAATAATAAGTTCTATAATTGCAGTAGTTTTACCTGAATTAGCCTTAGCCTGTGGAAATACAAGCGATGGATTCAAAAAATGGTTATCAAACGCTCATACCGATGCAATAAATAAAGGAATAGATCAAGAAATCCTTAACAAAATATTCCCCACTATCTCTTATAATTTAGCGACGATCAATGCCGACCGCAATCAATCAAGTTTGAAGCTTTCCTTTGATGATTTCTTACAAAAACGTGGAGTTAATAACATTGTTAACAAAGGAAAAGTACTTAAAAAAAAGTATGCCAATCTTTTTAAATCTATCAAAGAAATTTATGGAGTTCCTGCTGGTCCTTTACTCGCAATCTGGGGTATGGAAACTGCCTTTGGTACTTCCATCGGCAAACAGCACACACTTTCTGCCTTAGCAACGTTAGCGTATGATTGTCGTCGCTCCGCTTTTTTCACCGAACAATTTAATATTGCCTTGGAACTCATTGCAGAAGGGAAAATGGACCCAAACTCTCGAGGTGCTCTTCACGGAGAAATTGGACAATTTCAATTTCTTCCAAGCAACTTAAAAAAATTTGGTGTAGACGGCAATAATGATAATGTGGTTGATATTATCAACTCTAAAGCAGATGCTTTTGCTTCAACCGCTAATTTCTTTAAAAAGAATGGCTGGCAACCTGGGGTAGGATATCAACCAGATGAACCAAATTTTAAAGCTATTAAATCGTGGAATGCGTCAACTGTGTACCAAAAAGCAATAGCCTATGCGGCTGCCAAAATCGATGAAATCAAATTAAAAAAAGTATATTAG
- a CDS encoding site-specific integrase gives MEKKSYPLIKQELWALRQHWIDILETERRLSRLTVEAYERDTRQFLIFMTSYTEAPIGKKTICELHPSALRAFISSRRHEGITANSLRRTLSAIRSFIKYLEKEIHLNSAKILAIQSPRKQKSLPKALNEIQTLKLFHEKINIHKESWMNARDLAILYLLYGCGLRISEALALTPEDIHNNEESLRIHGKGKKQD, from the coding sequence ATGGAAAAGAAGTCATATCCTCTCATCAAGCAAGAATTATGGGCTTTACGTCAACACTGGATTGATATTCTGGAAACAGAACGTCGTTTATCCCGATTAACTGTAGAAGCATATGAACGAGATACACGCCAGTTTCTTATCTTTATGACATCTTATACAGAAGCTCCTATAGGAAAAAAAACGATATGCGAATTACATCCATCTGCCCTGCGTGCTTTTATTTCTTCCCGTCGTCATGAGGGAATTACAGCGAATTCTTTAAGACGCACTCTTTCTGCCATCAGATCTTTTATTAAATATCTTGAAAAAGAAATTCATCTTAACTCGGCAAAAATTCTTGCAATTCAATCACCTAGAAAACAAAAATCTCTTCCAAAAGCTCTAAACGAAATACAAACATTAAAGCTATTTCATGAAAAAATAAATATCCATAAAGAATCCTGGATGAATGCTCGTGACTTAGCCATTTTATATCTTCTTTATGGCTGTGGATTGCGTATCTCTGAAGCACTTGCACTTACACCAGAAGATATACATAATAACGAGGAATCTTTACGTATTCATGGTAAAGGAAAAAAACAAGACTAG
- a CDS encoding methionine ABC transporter permease codes for MSTDILIPVILKAFLETFYIVSVSGIIGTTIGLPIGIFLATSRKNELFSFPIANKLIGLVVNALRSVPFIILVIAIIPFTRLLTGTSIGTKASVVPLTISAIPFIARLIETSIREVNIELVETARSMGATPLQIITKVLLAEAKPGIILSLTVTMISLIGYSAMVGAVGGGGLGDLAIRYGYQRFMPDVMLIVVFILIIIVQVVQSVGNAFAKRFDKRSRNN; via the coding sequence ATGTCAACTGATATTCTTATCCCCGTTATTTTAAAAGCTTTTCTAGAAACTTTCTATATTGTGAGTGTTTCTGGAATCATCGGAACAACAATAGGTTTGCCTATTGGTATATTTTTAGCAACGAGTCGTAAAAACGAGCTCTTTTCATTTCCTATCGCTAATAAATTAATTGGTTTAGTTGTTAATGCCTTACGCTCTGTACCATTTATAATTCTTGTTATTGCAATTATACCATTTACACGCTTGTTAACAGGCACTTCTATTGGAACTAAAGCTTCTGTTGTACCATTAACTATTTCAGCTATACCTTTTATAGCGCGATTAATTGAAACTTCCATTCGTGAAGTTAATATTGAGCTTGTTGAAACCGCACGTTCAATGGGAGCGACTCCCTTACAAATTATTACAAAAGTCCTGTTGGCAGAAGCCAAACCTGGAATAATACTCAGTTTAACAGTGACTATGATCAGCCTGATAGGCTACTCAGCGATGGTTGGAGCTGTTGGTGGTGGAGGTTTGGGAGATTTAGCAATACGTTATGGCTACCAACGTTTTATGCCAGATGTAATGTTAATTGTTGTTTTTATACTTATCATCATTGTTCAAGTCGTACAAAGTGTTGGAAACGCTTTTGCCAAGCGCTTTGATAAACGATCACGTAACAATTAA